TGGTTTTTGCAAGTAAAATATAATTACTATAGTTTTTGAAAAGTTGCAAATTGCATAGAATAATTTCAATAATAAAAATTAATCTCAAAATATACTTATATTTTAAAGTAAAACTTATTAAAAAAAATGGTTGTAAATTTTAAAAGTTTACTTAGACAGCCAGTTATTCTTTCAAGTGCGATCGCTACAATTTTACTAGTAGGCATTCAAAAACTGGGGGTTTTCGAGCCTCTGGAAATGAAAGTCTACGACGAAATGATGCAATTACGTGCCGACCCCGGCCCAGACTCTCGTCTGTTGATTGTTGCTTTAACTGAAAAAGATATCCAAAAATGGAACTGGCCCTTATCTAGCGAACTTCTAGACCGACTGTTAGGCAAGCTTGAAGAATATCAACCGCGAGCCATTGGTCTAGATATTTTTCGTGACTTACCAGTACAGCCAGGTCATGAAAAACTACTGCAACGTCTACAACAGAGTGATATCATCATTCCTATTTGTAAACATTCTGGTTCTAACAATCCAGGAATCGCACCACCAAAAGGCGTGGAAGCAGAGCGAGTTGGATTTAATGATGTTGTAGAAGATACTGATGCTACAATTCGCCGCAACCTATTATTAGTAAGTGCAGAAAAGTCCGATTCTTGTCAAAGTACTTATTCTTTTAGCTTACAACTAGCACTCAAATATTTAGAAGTCGGAGGTATCCAGCTAGAATTTACCCCCAAAAAGGAACTACGACTACGTAATACTCTCTTTAAACCCCTGCAAAGTAGCGCTGGCGGTTATCAGAAAGCGGATACAAATGGCTACCAAATCCTGCTTAATTATCGTTCTGGTCATCAGGTCGCCCAGCAAGTAACTATTACAGAAGTACTTGCAAATCAAGTTAAACCAGATTTGGTAAAAGACCGTATTATTTTGATTGGTTCAACAGCTAATAGTTTAAATGATATTTTTAATACGCCCTTTGCTAGTGGTAAGTCAGATAATTCCGGCAAGATGGCAGGAATTGAAATTCATGCCCACAGCGTTAGTCAAATTCTCAGTGCTGTTCTTAACAAACAGCCTCTATTTTGGTTTTTGCCTGAGTGGGGTAAAGTTCTTTGGATATGGGGATGGACTGTAGTTGGTGGGTTGCTGGTATGGCGAATTCAACATCCACTAGGCTTAGGATTAGCAGCGGCAACAGCCCTTGCAGTCTTATTCGGAGCTAATTTTGTCATTTTTTCCCAAGCTGGATGGTTCCCAGTCATACCTCCAGCGTTGGGGTTAGTATTTACTGCCGGGAGTGTCCTTGCCTATAGTTCTTATCAAACCAAGCAAGAGCAAAAAGAAATTACCCAACGGGTTCAAGAACACCAACAATTAATTGTGGAATTGCAAGGTCTTTTACGGCAGCGCGGCGACGCCTCAAATGAAGCACCAACAGTAATTGCTGATTCCATCGGGCAAGACATTGCACTAGGCACGCTACTAAACAACCGTTATCAAATTATTGAACGCTTGGGTTCTGGAGGATTTAGCAACACTTATGTCGCTAACGATATCCAGCGTCCGGGGAATCCGCAGTGTGTAGTTAAACAGTTGCGACCTCCCCGCCAAGATGCAGAATATTTAAATGTTGTCAGACGCTTATTCGACGCTGAGGCAGAAATTTTAGAAACTTTAGGTAAGCACCCACAAATTCCCCAACTCTTAGCTTTTTTTGAAGAAAATCACCAATTTTCTCTAGTGCAAGAATTTGTTCGAGGGCACGCTATGGATAAAGAACTATCCTCTGGGAAGCGACTCAAACAAGCTGAAGTTGTGGAGATGCTCAAAGAAGTTTTACACGTGCTGGTTTTTGTTCACAGCTATGGCGTAATTCATCGAGATATTAAACCTAGTAACTTGATTAGGCGAGAATCAGATCAACATATTGTTTTAATCGATTTTGGTGCTGTTAAGCAGATTCAACCTCAGCAGCAAGAAGCTCAGACAATTTCAATTGGCACTCCTAGTTATGCACCTTCTGAACAAATGAGCGGGTTGCCAAAACTCAACAGCGATATTTATGCCTTGGGAATTATGGGAATACAAGGTTTAACTGGAGTAGATCCGAGAGAATTTCGTAGAGACACAAATACTGGTGAAATCATTATCCAAAGTGGAACTAATGCCAATCAACAGATTTGGCAACATTGGCGCGAACTAACTGACGCGACAAACGAGTTGGTTATGATTTTAAATAGAATGGTACATTTTGACTTTACTCAACGATATCAGTCAGCCGCAGAGGTGCTGAAAACTCTCGAAAGTATCGAGTAGTGAGAAAAAAGCCTGGTTATTCGCATAACCAGGCTTTTAGTTATTTCAATTAATCATTGGAGGTAGAATACTGCGATCGCAACCTATTAGGTAGCAGATTGTTCCAAATTAATCTTGACAACTTTGTTCTTTTCTTGCTCAGTTTTAGGCAGTGTCAAATTCAAGATACCATCTTTATAATCTGCCGTAACTTTAGTATTTTGAATTCGAGCAGATAGAGGAATTATGCGTTGAAACTTACCGTAATTAAACTCACTTTTGATAACGCCTTTTTCCTCAGTTTTAGTTTCAGACTTCCGCTCACCGCTAATGTGAACAGCATTTTCTGTCACTTGCACATCTAGGTCTTTAGCTTCCAAACCTGGCAGTTCTAGCTTCAGATAAATTGCATCTTCAGTTTCTTGTATTTCAGCAGCAGGAACATTGTTCAAGCCTCTATCAAACAATCCAGATGCTACTCCGGTGTCTTGAAATAAACTATTAATTAGATGTTGTACAGTGTCAAATTGACTCGAAGTATTTAAACGAATTAGTGTCATAACTATTCCTCGCAGCAGTTAGCTTTTATTTAATTAGTTTTGCACTTCAATTTGTGCTTACATATTCATATTATGTAAAATTTAGTTTGATATATATTCGGTTATTAGCACTAATTTATTGATGATTACCGTCCCCAATTAGACATAGAAAAAAGATTACGGTTTACTCTATTGTTTGTGTTCGGTAAACCGAATAGATAAATTAGATTTACTCATACTTAAGCAATAAATCTGGTGTTGAAGGGGATAGTGCAGAAATACGATACCTAAAACTGAGTAAGTAGGTGGATCTAAATATAAGATAGTTCGTCATTGCTGACGAAGTGTTCGCGGAGCGTCTCTAAGAGTTGCAATCGCAAAGACTGAGATTGCCACGCCTCACTTCGTTCCGTACCCTGCCGGTTCTCCAAAGGAGTACGCAATGACATTTTATATTTAATTGCGTCTACTTACTTAACAGCGCTGCATAAATTTTTAGATTACCTCAGTTAAATACATATCTTTTCAAATTTGTCTTGAACTTAGCTGTTGATTTATTAACCAATACAGTATCAATCATGAAACTCTTTCCCTCGCTCAATTTGGCACATATTGTTGATTCTAGTATCCTACCTAGAATCGCTCGGACTCCAATAGCAACTCATAGCAAAAATGGCACATCAATCAACACAGATATCAAATCTAATACTTTATGCAGCCATTCTCCAAATATCAATTACCTCGAACCATTTGATACTGCTGTTCTTGCTTATCACATGATGGGTCTTAGCAATTTTGAATGAACTGTCGGATGCGCTCAATTAAATCACCCGAATGGGTGAGGAACAAATCAACCGTTCAGGTGAACTGAGTGCAGGAAGTTTAGACCGATAAAAAATAAGACTCTATTACTCAAGACTACTAATTGCACTTTACTATAACTAAGGATAATCCTATGAAACTCTCCACTTTGCTAGATTCTGTATTCATTGTTGCTTCTATTGCTTTATTACCTGGAATTGGTGGCGCTCAAACACTTACAAACAATAGTGGCGAACCTATAGTTATCAACTCTAACAATTTATCCACTCATTCTACAAACGTCAGCTACCTCAAACCCTTTGATACTGCATTTCTAGCTTATCAAGGTAATCTGAAAGCACAGGGAATTCCTAGCGGTAGTGCTTTGTTATTTCAATACCAAAAAGGAAACCTGACTGCACTAGATGTGGTAAAAGCTGCTGTCAACGCTAAAAAGTTACCAGCACAAGCTTTAAATGATACAGGTTATTTAAACGCTGTCGAATCGCAGCTGACATCACTTGATATTAATGGTGAATTATCTAACTAAGTATAGTGTTGCAGAGGTTCGTCACGGATTTATGAAATGCTGTACTCTCATCTGGTTGCTTTGACAAGAAAATGCGTCTTCAGCAAGGAAAAGCTGCTTTGTCCCCCGAATCACCATCCCATTACCAAAAATTACTGTAACCCCTCCAAGCTTGGAGGGGTTTTTAGTTGCTGCTTGTTCTAATCGCCTTCCTGTCCTCAAGGCATCTTAGAGGAAAGCGGGGGTGCGTGACGTAGCCATTACACTCCTAGAAAAAAGAGTTGGGTAATAAATTATTTACTGTTCTATCAAATTAACGTTGTTAAGTTACTCAGCAGGTGTAGTTCCCACCTCTAGGCTGTGTTAGATATTGTGACGCGAAACAGGAGTATAGATACGTTGCGAAAGCTTTCTCCAGAATCTCCTCTATTTATTGTGTTAATCATTATTAGTTTTTTAGTAGTAACTTTTTCCACTTGGTTATCATCTAAACCATTCGTTTTAAAACCATTTGGGGTTAATGATATTATTCAGTTACTTACCTTAGAATTATTTATTTCTTTGTTATTGGAACGCTCTTTAGAAGTTTTTCTAACTACTTGGCGTGGTTCGTTTGTCGAACAGTTAGATATTAGTATTCAGCAAGAAAAGGCTCTAGTATCTAATAATATAAAACTTATGGAAGTCCAACAAAAACAGTTTTCTTCTTTGGAATCAAATCAAAACAGTGGACTACCGCCTGAAGGAATGAGTTTAGAACAGCAAATCATTCAAAATTTTACACAAAGTCAACAAGACGCATTAAACATATTCAAGCCACAAATGGATGGAATAAATGAAAAAGAGCGTCAAAGAACAGCTTATAAATCTGATACGAGAATAATTGCTCTATGGACATCCTTGTTATTCGGTCTTTTAATTAGTGCAATTGGTATTCGCTCAATTGAACCACTTGTAGTTATTGATTTAGATAATCCCATCCAAGTAGTTATTTTCCGTTGTTTAGATGCATTACTGACGGGAGGTTTAATCGCAGGAGGTAGCGAAGGAATCCATAAACTCATAAAAGTTTTTCTAGATTTTATGGAAGCTACATCTAAACAAATTAAAAATCAGTGAGCGTCTTGAGAAAACAAATTTATTGGAAGTCGGCGGGAAACTCCATCCCGCAAGTGGCGTGGAGTTTTTTATGGGAATTCCTCATACCTCCTTAATGTAATTTATTTGTACTTCAAATTGAAGTAAAGTTAATTTGGCTAATCACTCTTCAGAATCGTTTATCGGTGGTAAATAGGGAATTAAGCCCCTGTCGAATGCTTCTTCCTGAATTTCGCGCGGAGTGTAACGCGCATCTATAGGTAATCCATTGACAGAAATTAACCAGGCAGTTGGATGGCTATCCAGTCGGCTGGGCAAACACCAAGTAGTGTCATAGTAGCTCATCTTCATCGCATCCCGAATTGCTTTGGATTTCCCTTGTCCTGTACTCTCCGCTACGCCAAAGATTTGGTAGAGTTCGCTAGCTTTAATATGGGGAGTCTGGGAGGAGTCGTAGAGAAAGTTAACCATGCCGAGGGCGTGGACGATGCCACAAGCCCAAGACTTGGCAAGTCCTGTTGCTAGGGGTGAGGGACGCTTACGGCAGAGAGCAGCTGCCAGTTGCCGCGACATCTCTGCATATTCGGCGTTGAGATGTTGAGAGCAAAAGGCATCGGTGAGGTGGGTGATTTCCTCAAATTTCCCCTGCATCTGCTTGGGGACTTTTTCGCCTAATGGTTTGGCCATACTTTTCATCCAATGTCTATTTACTGACCTTGCGACAATCTACATCTGGATTCAATACGCTTGGGTTAAGGACTACTGGCAACAATTTTGGGTTTTCGAGACGTGATAAATCGCCGTCTCTACAAGTATTTTGGGCTTATCTGAACTGTATTGCATCTGGATTAACAAAATATTATTAGTGGCATATATTCTTGCACTTTTCTGCATAGCTTGGAAATTCATATCCAATTAAAATAAGCGCATACTTCAACAAGTGAAGTTAGGGAGCATGGATAGAAGATAAGCTAAACACCTTAAAGGACGGGATTTCTCATAAAGGTTAAGGAAACTTTAATTTGAATGAATTTAGGTGAAAACATGGTAAGCATAAGTTTCAAAGAACATCAAGTTTATGGAAATTTGTCAGTGGAAAAACAACTGGATATTCTTGTTGTCGATGACCATCAATTAATTTTAACTGGTACTCTTGATGTATTAAGTCGAGAGTATCCCAAAGCTACTATTATTAAGGCTCAAACTGGAAAAGAGACACTTTCTCAACTTAATTTTCACCAGTTTCACTTGATTGTGATGGATTTATCGATTCCCGATCAGCAAGGGGAGACAGCAGAAATTGATACCGGAATTAAGCTGTTGCAAATTTTGCTCCAAGAATATCCTCATCAGAATGTCATGGTGCAAACTAGTTATGTGAAAGCGTTAATTCGGATCAAACACGAGATTGATAATCATCAGGGTGGGTTTGCGATCGCAGATAAAGGATTACCTGAAGATGAAATGCTAATGCGGCTGAATTTGGCCCTTAATGGTGGAACTCACACGAAAGATATCAAAAAGAGTATAGAACTCAAACCAGAATGGTTGGAAGTATTGCGGTTGGCTTTTGAAGAGAGTTTGACAGATAAAGCGATCGCCGAGCAAATGTACAAATCAGAAAGAGCAGTACGTACTTACTGGACGAAAATTCAGGATGTTTTAGGAGTGTACCCTGAAGACTGCAAGCAAGGTGGTAAAAATATGCGAATCCAAACCGAAATTCGTTCCCGTGAAGAAGGTTTAATTGATTAATACAGAGAAAATGAATGCGGAAAAAAACTAGATGAGAAGGAGAATCTGGAATCGCATTTACCAAGAATTTGGGTTGTGGTCTCTTGCTGCACCCCCAGGCATAGTAGTATTGATTTTGGTGATCTTAATACGTATGGTTGGAGGAATGCAATCTCTAGAATGGATGTTTCTAGATACCATGTTACGTCTGCGTCCAGTAGAAAAACTTGATGAACGTGTAGTAATTGTAGGTATTGACGAAAAAGATATTGAATGGGTTAAGCAATATCCAATTCCAGATCAGAAGATTGCAGAGTTACTGACCAAGTTGGAAACTTATAAACCGCTAGCTATTGGGCTGGATATCTTCAAAAATGTGCCTGTAGAACCTGGTGGCAAACAACTAGCGCAGATATTACGAACAAATTCTAATATTATTGGCATTGAAAAAGTTTTACAACCCGGACAAATCTCACCACCCCAGAATTTACCACCTGAAAGGGTTGGATTTGTCGATTTACCTAATGATGAGGATAGCAAAAATCGACGCTATTTGTTATATACGCCAAATCCTCAGAATATAAATGAAGATAAATATTCCTTAGCATTACAGTTAGTTATTAAGTATTTCAAGGCGAGAGGAATTGAGGTGCAAACGGGAAAAAATGATCCGAATACAATCAGATTCAGTGAGATTGAATTACCTCGAATTAACCGTAATTTTGGCGGATATGTCAATGTTGATGATGGAGGAGTGTCAATTTTAATGAACTTCCGCAACCAGAAGCAACCTTTTAATGTTGTGTCGCTACGCGATATTCTTAATGGTCAAGTTAATGCCGAATTATTGCGCGATCGCATTGTCTTAGTTGGCAACCGCAATATGAGCGCAGGCGATATTTTTTATACATCTGCTTTGCCTAATTTAAAATTAAGCGGTCAAATTTATGGCATTGACTATCACGCTCATGTTATTAGTCAAATTCTAAGTAGTGTAATAGATGGCCGAACAATGTTGCATAGTTGGGGAGAGTTCGGAGAGTATACATGGATATTTCTTTGGGGTTTTTTGCCGATCTTTATCGGACGGCTTACGCAATCTGTTTGGAGAAATTTACTGAGTGTGGGTGTAGCAGTATTTTGTCTGTTTGTCTGCGGGTATGTGATGCTGTGGGTGTGGGGTGTATGGATTCCTGTAGCACCTAGTTTTCTGATATTAGCCGTCAATGGAGTAGGTTTGAGTGCTTTTGCGTTTTACCAGCATGATAGATTTTTGCGATCGCAAATTAACGAACGTCAAAACACCATTCAAAACACTTTTACCGTTATTCATAATGGGCCTTTACAAACCCTTGCCTATGGATTAAAGCATCTGCGTGCTAAAGATGTCCCTTACGAAGAACTAGTTGGGCAATTTGAAAAACTCGATCGAGAAATTCGGGAAATTGGTGAATTTCTCAAACTAGAAGCATTAACCACAGAAGAAAGCTTGCGTTTAGGTAGCGGATTAATACTCGAATTGAACAGACCGCTACATGATTTATTATATGAAGTTTATTCTAGTACATTAGAACGTCAAGATTTTGAACATTTTAAAACTTTAAAAGTAAAAATCCGCAATTTTGACCCAATTGATGATAAGTATTTAACTATAGAAGATAAGCGGGGAATATGTCTGTTTTTAGAAGAAGCTTTATGTAATGTTGGTAAACACGCCGAAGGAGTTAAGCGCATTCAAGCATCAGGTGTTTATAGTGAAAATAAATACAAATTGTGGGTCAAAGATAACGGTTCAGGAATGAAATCAAAGTTAGAAAGCAAAGGTACAAAATATTTCAAAATAGTTGCTAAACAATTAGGAGGAGAGTTTCGACGCGAATCAGTTTCTCCTCGCGGGACTATATGTGAAATTAGTTGGAAACCTATGAAATAATTTCAGCTTTGAGATTTTTATGATTCATTTGATGCAAAGGTGCAAAATTAAAAGTTTTATTTAGATAACCATACAATCAATAACATCACCATGAGTCATCAAAATTTTGTATCTTGGCGAAATCAGCACAGACTTACAAGCTTAGTTGTGGGGGCAGTTTTCCTAATGACTACAGTCCCAGCATTTGCCCAGTTTAAACCACGCGATCGCAAACCAGCTAGCGGACATTCCCGTGCAGGTGGTTCTCGTGGGTGTTCAAATAACGGCGATATCCCTCTAACACAGCTTGCACCTCAGACATTTATTGGTAAAACCGCTTCCACCCGCCCAATGTTAGCTTGGTATATGTCAAGTTCCCAAAATGTGCGATTCCGATTGGCTGAATTTGATTCAGGCGACAACCCTAAACAAATTGGCAAAGTTAAAGAAATATCCACAATCGTCGGGATTAACAAGCTAGAACTTCCCCACGATTACCCCGAACTCACAGTAGGTAAAACATATTTATGGCAAATAGCAATTGACTGCGAAAACGACACAATTGTTAGACGTGTAGAATTTACCGTCATCAATCCTCAATCACTTGCTAAGAAACAATTTACTAGCATTCCCGAAAGCGTAAATTATTATGCTGAAAACGATCTGTGGTATGAAGCACTGGCAGAAGCATTGAAAGGAACTGATAATGGTAAACTAGGGCAGACTGGGGCAACTTTAGTTAAAAACCTTGCAGAGTCCGAAATATTGATAGGTAACGATGTAGAACAAAAAAATACTCAACAACGTATCGAATACCTCCAGAAAATTGCTAGCGATCGCTAAGGAAACTCCAAGAAATAAATTATCCAATATTGTGGGGTGGGCAACATGAGCGCCCTATACCCGGATTTCTCACGCATAGTGTAGGCAGAGGGTGTGGGAGGTGTGGGGAGTGTGGGGAGTGTGGGGAGTTGCGTGGGGTAAGACTTCTTCCCCATCCTCCCACACCCCTTGGATTTCAATCCAGGTATAGACTGGGCGGGCGAGACGCCCACCCCACAAGAGTTAATTGAAGATTTTTTATTTGGAAGTCGGGGATTTACGATCTAGTCCTACAGAAAAAATGGGGAAATAGAAATTGTGAAGATTTTGCGGTTTAGCGTCGTGGGATGCGTGGGAGCATTAGCAGTTTGTATTCAGCCTACTTTTGCTCAGTTAACTCCCGATAACAGCCTGGGGCAAGAGCGATCGCAAGTCATTCCTTTTAATCAAAAAAATGACATTATCGATGGTGGTGCGGCTCGTGGCATTAACCTATTTCACAGCTTTCAAGATTTTAACGTCGGTGTTGGTAGAGGTGTTTATTTCGCCAATCCAGAGGGGATAACAAATATCTTTTCTCGCGTTACTGGTGGGAACTCATCGAATATTTTCGGGAACTTGGGGGTATTGGGTAATGCAAATTTGTTTTTGCTAAATCCCAATGGGATTGTCTTTGGTAAAAATGCCCAGTTAAATATACAGGGTTCTTTTTTGGGGACAACAGCAAATAGCTTAATCTTTCCCAATGGGGTAGAGTTTAGCGCCACAAATCCCCAAGCACCGCCGTTGTTAGCTATCAATGTCCCAATTGGTTTGCAGTTTGGTTCGCAACCAGGAAGTATTACTAACCAAGCAGTTAATGGGTTAGGTGTTGGATCTGGTAGCACCTTAGCACTTCTGGGCGGTGAAATTGATTTGGATGGTAGTTTTTTGTTTACTCAAAATGGACAAGTGAAACTGGGCGCAGTCAGTGGAGATACAACCATTGGGCTGAATGTTAATGGCTCCTCATTCGGTTTTAATTTACCAGAAAATTTTGGACGCGCACCCATCAACTTAACGAATGGAAGAATTGCCGCTAGAGGTGAAAATAGTGGAATTGAGCTATTTGGCGGAAAAATCGCCCTAAACGGAAACCTTTCCTATCTATTTAGTTTCAATGGCGGCTCAATTGTTGTTGATGCGACTCAATTGAATTTAGACAATGACTTTAGCATTGTGAGCGCTACTTCTGGTGCAGTAAAGGGCGGTAATATTCAAATTCAAGCTAGCGATGCAGTAACTCTCGCTAGCAGCAGTTCGATTTTTTCTGCCAGCGATGATACAGGTGCAGGTGGTGATGTTACTATCAATGCCGGGAAAATCACAATTACCGGAGATGGAACACCAGAAAATATTGTTGGAATCTCTACATCTAGCGATGGGAAAGGCAATGGAGGGAATCTCACCTTAAATGCTACGGAGTCGGTTAACGTCAATGGCGGCTTTATCCAGGCTTACAATAACAGTGCAGGTAATGGAGGAAACTTGACTGTGCGAGCTACAGATGCAGTCAATATCACTGATAACGGCTCTTTAGGGCTATTCAGTAATGGCTCTGGTTCAACAGGGAATATACAAATTGAAACGGGTACTTTGCGAGTTCAAAATAATTTATCAGGAAGGGGAGTGATAGCACTT
This Nostoc sp. C052 DNA region includes the following protein-coding sequences:
- a CDS encoding CHASE2 domain-containing serine/threonine-protein kinase, with translation MVVNFKSLLRQPVILSSAIATILLVGIQKLGVFEPLEMKVYDEMMQLRADPGPDSRLLIVALTEKDIQKWNWPLSSELLDRLLGKLEEYQPRAIGLDIFRDLPVQPGHEKLLQRLQQSDIIIPICKHSGSNNPGIAPPKGVEAERVGFNDVVEDTDATIRRNLLLVSAEKSDSCQSTYSFSLQLALKYLEVGGIQLEFTPKKELRLRNTLFKPLQSSAGGYQKADTNGYQILLNYRSGHQVAQQVTITEVLANQVKPDLVKDRIILIGSTANSLNDIFNTPFASGKSDNSGKMAGIEIHAHSVSQILSAVLNKQPLFWFLPEWGKVLWIWGWTVVGGLLVWRIQHPLGLGLAAATALAVLFGANFVIFSQAGWFPVIPPALGLVFTAGSVLAYSSYQTKQEQKEITQRVQEHQQLIVELQGLLRQRGDASNEAPTVIADSIGQDIALGTLLNNRYQIIERLGSGGFSNTYVANDIQRPGNPQCVVKQLRPPRQDAEYLNVVRRLFDAEAEILETLGKHPQIPQLLAFFEENHQFSLVQEFVRGHAMDKELSSGKRLKQAEVVEMLKEVLHVLVFVHSYGVIHRDIKPSNLIRRESDQHIVLIDFGAVKQIQPQQQEAQTISIGTPSYAPSEQMSGLPKLNSDIYALGIMGIQGLTGVDPREFRRDTNTGEIIIQSGTNANQQIWQHWRELTDATNELVMILNRMVHFDFTQRYQSAAEVLKTLESIE
- a CDS encoding Hsp20/alpha crystallin family protein translates to MTLIRLNTSSQFDTVQHLINSLFQDTGVASGLFDRGLNNVPAAEIQETEDAIYLKLELPGLEAKDLDVQVTENAVHISGERKSETKTEEKGVIKSEFNYGKFQRIIPLSARIQNTKVTADYKDGILNLTLPKTEQEKNKVVKINLEQSAT
- a CDS encoding DUF6398 domain-containing protein, which translates into the protein MAKPLGEKVPKQMQGKFEEITHLTDAFCSQHLNAEYAEMSRQLAAALCRKRPSPLATGLAKSWACGIVHALGMVNFLYDSSQTPHIKASELYQIFGVAESTGQGKSKAIRDAMKMSYYDTTWCLPSRLDSHPTAWLISVNGLPIDARYTPREIQEEAFDRGLIPYLPPINDSEE
- a CDS encoding response regulator transcription factor, translated to MVSISFKEHQVYGNLSVEKQLDILVVDDHQLILTGTLDVLSREYPKATIIKAQTGKETLSQLNFHQFHLIVMDLSIPDQQGETAEIDTGIKLLQILLQEYPHQNVMVQTSYVKALIRIKHEIDNHQGGFAIADKGLPEDEMLMRLNLALNGGTHTKDIKKSIELKPEWLEVLRLAFEESLTDKAIAEQMYKSERAVRTYWTKIQDVLGVYPEDCKQGGKNMRIQTEIRSREEGLID
- a CDS encoding CHASE2 domain-containing protein, which encodes MRRRIWNRIYQEFGLWSLAAPPGIVVLILVILIRMVGGMQSLEWMFLDTMLRLRPVEKLDERVVIVGIDEKDIEWVKQYPIPDQKIAELLTKLETYKPLAIGLDIFKNVPVEPGGKQLAQILRTNSNIIGIEKVLQPGQISPPQNLPPERVGFVDLPNDEDSKNRRYLLYTPNPQNINEDKYSLALQLVIKYFKARGIEVQTGKNDPNTIRFSEIELPRINRNFGGYVNVDDGGVSILMNFRNQKQPFNVVSLRDILNGQVNAELLRDRIVLVGNRNMSAGDIFYTSALPNLKLSGQIYGIDYHAHVISQILSSVIDGRTMLHSWGEFGEYTWIFLWGFLPIFIGRLTQSVWRNLLSVGVAVFCLFVCGYVMLWVWGVWIPVAPSFLILAVNGVGLSAFAFYQHDRFLRSQINERQNTIQNTFTVIHNGPLQTLAYGLKHLRAKDVPYEELVGQFEKLDREIREIGEFLKLEALTTEESLRLGSGLILELNRPLHDLLYEVYSSTLERQDFEHFKTLKVKIRNFDPIDDKYLTIEDKRGICLFLEEALCNVGKHAEGVKRIQASGVYSENKYKLWVKDNGSGMKSKLESKGTKYFKIVAKQLGGEFRRESVSPRGTICEISWKPMK
- a CDS encoding DUF928 domain-containing protein, with amino-acid sequence MTTVPAFAQFKPRDRKPASGHSRAGGSRGCSNNGDIPLTQLAPQTFIGKTASTRPMLAWYMSSSQNVRFRLAEFDSGDNPKQIGKVKEISTIVGINKLELPHDYPELTVGKTYLWQIAIDCENDTIVRRVEFTVINPQSLAKKQFTSIPESVNYYAENDLWYEALAEALKGTDNGKLGQTGATLVKNLAESEILIGNDVEQKNTQQRIEYLQKIASDR